One window of the Pyrus communis chromosome 17, drPyrComm1.1, whole genome shotgun sequence genome contains the following:
- the LOC137723132 gene encoding probable protein S-acyltransferase 17: protein MEVQWILVCHGLVTLLVLVSFLCGQWPIFDGTPIQRINHFLTFGAYDYFQRFVRFVFGARGTNAIASVEYFCCDRPNPSLQFMYLAIVGGTYYLVATSSFSYIPGYYISEIHRYASLWAVGVGVLLFLLASFSDPGTIKADNVSLYLSAYPYDNIIYSEKQCSTCKIPKPARSKHCSVCDRCVARFDHHCGWMNNCIGERNTQYFVAFLLWHTLLCIYGTVAIGLILAGQVKEYKVIEILTAYYGVDNSFRGLTPHVVQWLLGDYNTQILLMVFLAIVALLLAGFFGYHAKLCLTNTTTNETYKWQDYMSWQKKLNEARASSVALKASISGISSERKPPESKWRAMFRRSPLEDAEVVVKNNIYDKGFFQNILEVIVPLSSRLHASRTKSKSG, encoded by the exons ATGGAGGTACAGTGGATTCTGGTGTGCCATGGTTTAGTCACACTGCTCGTTCTAGTCTCCTTCCTCTGCGGCCAATGGCCCATCTTCGACGGCACCCCCATACAACGCATCAACCACTTCCTCACCTTCGGCGCCTACGATTACTTCCA ACGGTTTGTTAGGTTTGTGTTTGGAGCCAGGGGTACTAATGCCATAGCCTCCGTGGAATATTTCTGCTGTGATCGACCCAATCCAAGCTTACAG TTCATGTATCTTGCAATAGTAGGAGGAACCTATTACTTAGTTGCAACTTCTTCCTTCAGTTACATTCCTGGCTATTATATTAGTGAAATTCACAG GTATGCAAGCTTGTGGGCTGTTGGCGTTGGTGTTCTGCTCTTTCTCTTAGCTAGCTTTTCTGATCCAGGAACAATAAAGGCTGATAATGTTTCTCTGTATCTCTCTGCTTATCCTTAtgataatattatatattctgAGAAACAATGTTCAACATGCAAAATTCCAAA ACCTGCTAGGTCAAAGCATTGCAGCGTTTGTGATCGATGTGTTGCCCGTTTTGATCATCATTGTGGATGGATG AATAATTGTATAGGTGAGAGAAACACCCAGTACTTCGTAGCTTTTCTTTTGTG GCACACTTTACTTTGCATATATGGAACAGTGGCCATTGGGTTAATTCTTGCTGGACAAGTTAAAGAATACAAAGTTATTGAAATTCTAACTG CTTATTATGGTGTAGATAATTCTTTTCGCGGTTTAACACCACATGTTGTGCAG TGGTTGTTGGGGGACTACAACACTCAAATACTTCTTATGGTGTTTCTTGCAATAGTTGCACTGCTATTGGCAGGTTTCTTTGGTTACCATGCAAAACTTTGTCTCACAAACACTACCACTAATGAG ACTTATAAGTGGCAAGACTACATGAGCTGGCAGAAGAAGCTAAATGAAGCAAGGGCGAGTTCTGTGGCACTCAAAGCAAGTATCAGTGGGATAAGTAGTGAACGAAAACCTCCAGAGAGTAAATGGAGAGCCATGTTCCGAAGATCCCCACTCGAAGATGCAGAGGTTGTGGTTAAGAATAACATTTACGATAAAGGATTCTTCCAGAATATTCTCGAGGTCATTGTTCCCCTCTCGAGCAGACTGCATGCTTCTAGAACCAAATCAAAGTCTGGCTAA
- the LOC137723131 gene encoding cyclin-L1-1-like: MIYTAIDTFYLTDEQLQNSPSRKDGIDEATETTLRIYGCDLIQESGILLKLPQAVMATGQVLFHRFFCKKSFARFNVKKVAASCVWLASKLEECPKKARQVIIVFHRMESRRENLPIEHLDPFSKKYSDLKMELSRTERHILKEMGFICHVEHPHKFISNYLATLETPPELTQEAWNLANDSLRTTLCVRFKSEVVACGVVYAAARRFQVPLPENPPWWKAFDAEKSGVDVVCRVLAHLYSLPKAKYIPVCKEGDSFTFSNKSWISSQPVTKEVSKNAAEATDDASNSKDATAVNPESGGSKGVLVKLPVDKLKDSKESGDESKSMAVEGEAREDVNMKSKSERRMESSGDKSKDRERDRERDRDRDRKRVRDRDRGRDSDRERDREEAERDRNRDRSHRSRDRAKDSGGHSDKSRHHSSRDRDHHSSSYASREKDRDRHRHHSYA, translated from the exons ATGATATACACGGCGATAGACACCTTCTACCTGACCGACGAGCAGCTACAGAATTCGCCGTCGAGAAAGGACGGGATAGATGAAGCCACGGAGACCACGCTCAGAATCTACGGCTGTGATTTGATCCAAGAAAGTGGAATTTTGCTCAAATT ACCTCAAGCTGTAATGGCGACTGGTCAGGTTCTGTTTCACCGCTTCTTTTGCAAGAAGTCCTTTGCACGCTTCAATGTCAAG AAAGTTGCTGCTAGCTGTGTGTGGCTTGCATCGAAACTGGAGGAGTGCCCGAAGAAAGCCAGACAGGTGATCATTGTTTTCCACAGGATGGAATCTAGGAGGGAGAACCTACCCATTGAGCATTTGGACCCATTTTCAAAG aAATATTCGGACTTGAAGATGGAGTTGAGTAGAACAGAAAGGCATATTTTGAAAGAGATGGGTTTCATCTGTCATGTTGAACATCCTCATAAGTTCATATCAAATTACCTTGCCACTTTGGAAACACCTCCGGAATTAACACAAGAAGCCTGGAATCTAGCAAATGACAG TTTGCGGACGACATTGTGTGTTCGATTCAAGAGCGAGGTTGTTGCTTGTGGTGTGGTTTATGCTGCTGCTCGGAGATTTCAAGTACCACTTCCTGAAAATCCGCCATGGTGGAAGGCATTTGATGCTGAGAAATCAGGGGTTGACGTAGTTTGTAGGGTTCTGGCTCATTTGTACAGCCTTCCTAAAGCAAAGTACATACCGGTCTGTAAAGAGGGTGACTCTTTTACATTTTCCAACAAGTCGTGGATTTCGTCTCAGCCAGTTACAAAG GAAGTTTCGAAGAATGCTGCCGAAGCTACTGATGATGCCTCTAATTCAAAGGATGCAACAGCAGTCAATCCTGAATCTGGTGGATCAAAGGGTGTCTTGGTCAAGCTACCCGTTGACAAGCTGAAGGACTCTAAAGAGAGTGGTGATGAGTCCAAGAGCATGGCTGTTGAGGGAGAGGCAAGAGAAGATGTCAATATGAAATCCAAGTCTGAACGCCGCATGGAATCAAGCGGTGATAAAAGCAAGGACAGAGAAAGGGACAGGGAGAGAGACAGGGACAGGGACAGAAAAAGGGTCCGGGATCGTGATAGGGGCAGGGATTCTGACCGGGAACGAGATCGAGAGGAGGCCGAGAGGGATAGAAACAGGGATCGAAGTCATCGTTCAAGGGATAGAGCAAAAGATTCAGGGGGGCATTCAGATAAATCAAGGCACCACTCGTCACGAGATCGTGATCATCACAGTTCCTCGTATGCTTCCCGGGAGAAGGATCGTGATCGCCATAGACATCATTCGTATGCTTGA
- the LOC137722305 gene encoding histidine-containing phosphotransfer protein 1-like isoform X1, with the protein MNVEKLGSDAMDGVSQLQKQLVDYTASLFDEAFLDEQFNQLQQLQDENNPDFVVEVVSLFFQDTERLVNELAKALDQQRVDYKFVDKSVHQLKGSSSSIGAQRVQRACISFRNFCDEQNVEWCIKCLQQVKHEYLLVKNKLENLFELQRQVVAAGGSLPR; encoded by the exons atgaatgttGAAAAGCTTGGGAGTGATGCCATGGATGGCGTTTCTCAGTTGCAGAAGCAGTTGGTTGACTACACAGCTTCACTCTTTGATGAG GCATTTCTGGATGAACAGTTCAACCAACTTCAGCAACTGCAAGATGAGAACAACCCAGATTTTGTAGTTGAAGTGGTGTCTCTTTTCTTTCAAGATACTGAGAGGCTTGTTAATGAACTCGCAAAAGCTCT AGATCAGCAGCGTGTTGACTATAAGTTTGTGGATAAAAGTGTTCACCAATTGAAGGGTAGCAGCTCCAg CATTGGTGCTCAGAGAGTTCAGAGGGCCTGCATTTCATTCCGGAACTTCTGCGATGAGCAGAACGTCGAATG GTGCATAAAATGTCTGCAGCAGGTGAAGCATGAGTATTTACTTGTGAAAAATAAACTGGAAAATCTTTTTGAG CTGCAGAGACAGGTTGTGGCGGCTGGCGGTTCGCTTCCAAGGTAA
- the LOC137722305 gene encoding histidine-containing phosphotransfer protein 1-like isoform X2 produces MNVEKLGSDAMDGVSQLQKQLVDYTASLFDEAFLDEQFNQLQQLQDENNPDFVVEVVSLFFQDTERLVNELAKALIGAQRVQRACISFRNFCDEQNVEWCIKCLQQVKHEYLLVKNKLENLFELQRQVVAAGGSLPR; encoded by the exons atgaatgttGAAAAGCTTGGGAGTGATGCCATGGATGGCGTTTCTCAGTTGCAGAAGCAGTTGGTTGACTACACAGCTTCACTCTTTGATGAG GCATTTCTGGATGAACAGTTCAACCAACTTCAGCAACTGCAAGATGAGAACAACCCAGATTTTGTAGTTGAAGTGGTGTCTCTTTTCTTTCAAGATACTGAGAGGCTTGTTAATGAACTCGCAAAAGCTCT CATTGGTGCTCAGAGAGTTCAGAGGGCCTGCATTTCATTCCGGAACTTCTGCGATGAGCAGAACGTCGAATG GTGCATAAAATGTCTGCAGCAGGTGAAGCATGAGTATTTACTTGTGAAAAATAAACTGGAAAATCTTTTTGAG CTGCAGAGACAGGTTGTGGCGGCTGGCGGTTCGCTTCCAAGGTAA
- the LOC137722178 gene encoding uncharacterized protein gives MGKKKVTHQPIDTKEETHHTAHKAATMDEPSEKLENLKSLNSLLLKETKDRRQQVEALVQAKAGLESQLSRFRVESESLVSELSWKSEENVGLELEMSVYGVFVLAQLGQMMREKAEVEKAMSEREGEIVGLKRDVEELAGGLEIEMGKLSRVCRERDCVKRDFGGVAEEANELKLKVVEMEKKERVFGEEFEKLKVQCDGLVQEKFGKEREVEIAMREKELAEMKHAESERAIEDLKREIERVVREKNEIEKEKTGQEARIFQLENEAGQLSNIELGLRKENEALQMKVLELEKSVEQAMGTGEVLEREIKVLGEEKREKEQSFEKLNEEVKSQKQLLDMVTEELKKKEERIKEIELKKSEIEEAKVKQEKEIAELISQVVKERDFVCTLQNSSDEQKDKNARLVSEVSQYKDALDRVTQEKAEALKKLDGEKKKVEDLMLTISGREKTIKEIKKELEKLRSVSENIAEENKAMESRSESLVKEKDLMQKNLVEAQRKIRDWEAKFESEGTKLTRALTMLKNTTAHISSTSKGKEEVATSDHNVGEEIQPYVAELDAIQNAFRNKEKMVGDLQKQLESLQKSSEAQTKKSFWTLISSVTTLIAAASIAYVSKSR, from the coding sequence ATGGGCAAAAAGAAAGTGACCCATCAACCCATTGACACCAAAGAAGAAACCCACCACACTGCCCACAAAGCCGCCACAATGGACGAGCCCTCCGAGAAGCTCGAGAACCTCAAGTCCCTCAACTCTCTGCTGCTCAAGGAGACCAAGGACCGCCGGCAGCAGGTGGAGGCTCTGGTGCAGGCCAAGGCGGGTTTGGAGTCCCAGCTGAGTCGGTTCCGGGTGGAAAGCGAGTCGCTTGTGAGCGAGTTGAGTTGGAAGAGCGAGGAAAATGTTGGGTTGGAGTTGGAAATGAGTGTTTATGGTGTTTTTGTTCTGGCCCAGTTGGGGCAAATGATGAGAGAGAAAGCTGAGGTTGAGAAGGCgatgagtgagagagagggtgAGATTGTGGGGCTGAAGAGGGATGTGGAGGAGCTTGCCGGTGGGCTCGAAATCGAGATGGGGAAGCTGAGCAGAGTGTGCCGGGAGAGGGATTGTGTGAAGAGAGATTTTGGTGGGGTGGCCGAGGAGGCGAATGAGTTGAAGTTgaaagtggtggaaatggagaagaaagagagggtTTTCGGCGAGGAATTTGAGAAGTTGAAAGTGCAATGTGATGGGTTGGTGCAGGAGAAGTTTGGGAAGGAAAGGGAGGTTGAAATTGCAATGAGAGAGAAGGAGTTGGCCGAGATGAAGCATGCTGAGTCGGAGAGAGCGATCGAGGACTTGAAGAGGGAGATTGAGAGGGTTGTGAGAGAAAAGAATGAGATTGAGAAGGAAAAGACCGGGCAGGAAGCAAGGATTTTTCAATTGGAGAATGAAGCGGGACAGTTGAGTAATATAGAATTGGGTTTGAGGAAGGAGAATGAAGCGTTGCAGATGAAGGTTTTGGAGTTGGAGAAGAGTGTTGAGCAGGCTATGGGGACGGGAGAGGTGCTGGAGAGGGAGATTAAGGTTTTGGGGGAAGAGAAGAGGGAGAAGGAGCAGAGTTTCGAGAAGTTAAATGAAGAAGTAAAATCACAGAAGCAACTTTTGGATATGGTTACTGAGGAATtgaagaaaaaggaggaaagaaTCAAGGAAATCGAGCTAAAGAAGAGTGAGATTGAGGAGGCAAAAGTGAAGCAAGAGAAAGAAATTGCTGAATTGATAAGTCAAGTAGTAAAAGAAAGGGATTTTGTGTGTACGTTGCAAAATTCATCCGACGAGCAGAAGGACAAGAATGCGCGGTTGGTTTCTGAAGTTAGTCAATATAAAGATGCCCTTGATCGTGTTACGCAGGAGAAGGCAGAGGCTCTGAAGAAGTTGGATggggagaagaagaaagtggaAGACTTAATGCTGACTATTTCGGGGAGGGAGAAGACAATTAAAGAAATCAAGAAAGAGTTGGAGAAACTGAGGAGTGTTAGTGAGAACATTGCCGAGGAAAACAAGGCCATGGAGAGCCGGTCGGAATCATTGGTTAAGGAAAAAGATTTGATGCAGAAGAACCTTGTCGAGGCTCAGAGGAAAATTCGTGATTGGGAGGCTAAATTTGAATCAGAAGGAACCAAGTTGACGCGAGCTTTGACTATGCTGAAGAACACCACAGCACACATATCTTCAACATCCAAAGGCAAGGAAGAAGTGGCTACCAGTGATCACAATGTTGGGGAAGAAATTCAGCCATATGTGGCGGAGTTGGATGCCATACAGAATGCTTTCagaaacaaggagaagatggttGGAGACTTGCAGAAACAACTCGAGTCTCTGCAGAAGTCATCAGAGGCGCAGACGAAGAAGAGTTTCTGGACTCTGATCTCCTCGGTGACAACCCTTATTGCTGCAGCTTCAATTGCATATGTTTCCAAATCACGCTGA
- the LOC137722807 gene encoding histone H2AX-like — protein MSAKEGASTKGGRGKPKASKSVSRSHKAGLQFPVGRIARFLKSGKYAERVGAGAPVYLSAVLEYLAAEVLELAGNAARDNKKNRIVPRHIQLAVRNDEELSKLLGAVTIANGGVLPNIHQTLLPKKVGKGKGDIGSASQEF, from the exons ATGAGTGCGAAAGAAGGAGCGTCGACCAAGGGAGGCAGAGGCAAGCCGAAGGCCTCGAAGTCTGTGTCGAGGTCGCATAAGGCCGGTCTTCAATTTCCTGTGGGTAGGATCGCCCGGTTCCTCAAGTCTGGAAAGTACGCCGAGCGTGTCGGTGCCGGCGCGCCTGTGTATCTCTCCGCCGTGCTCGAATACCTCGCCGCTGAG GTGTTGGAGCTTGCTGGAAATGCTGCGAGGGACAACAAGAAGAACCGCATTGTACCAAGGCACATCCAGCTTGCGGTTCGGAACGACGAGGAGCTGAGCAAGCTGTTGGGGGCAGTGACCATTGCTAATGGAGGAGTGTTGCCAAATATCCACCAAACCCTCTTGCCTAAGAAGGTCGGAAAAGGCAAGGGCGATATCGGATCCGCCTCTCAGGAGTTTTAG
- the LOC137722339 gene encoding gibberellin receptor GID1C-like, translating into MSGGNEVNVSESRMVVPLNTWVLISNFKLSYNLLRRPDGTFNRHLAEFLDRKVPANTNPVDGVVSFDVIIDRETSLLSRIYHPDNANLSPLNIVDPERAVSQEILPVIIFFHGGSFAHSSSNSGIYDVLCRRLVGICKAVVVSVNYRRAPENRYPCAYDDGWTALRWVNSRSWLKSTRDSNVHIYLAGDSSGGNIVHNVALRAAESGINVLGNILLNPMFGGQERTESELRLDGKYFVTIQDRDWYWRAFLPDGEDRDHPACNPFGPRGQSLEAVKFPKSLVVVAGLDLVQDWQLAYARGLESAGKNIKLLYLEQATIGFYLLPNNEHFYTVMDEISKFVLSDN; encoded by the exons ATGTCTGGGGGCAATGAAGTCAACGTTAGTGAATCCAGG ATGGTGGTTCCGTTGAATACATGGGTCCTCATCTCCAATTTTAAGCTGTCATACAATCTTCTGCGCCGCCCTGACGGGACCTTCAACCGCCACTTGGCGGAATTCCTTGACCGGAAAGTGCCAGCCAATACTAACCCTGTTGATGGGGTTGTCTCGTTTGATGTCATCATTGACCGCGAAACTAGCCTGCTCAGTCGAATCTATCATCCGGACAATGCTAATCTATCCCCGCTGAACATTGTTGATCCTGAGAGAGCGGTGAGCCAAGAGATTCTTCCTGTCATAATTTTCTTCCATGGTGGAAGCTTTGCACACTCCTCTTCAAACAGCGGTATATATGATGTTCTGTGTCGCCGACTAGTTGGTATCTGCAAGGCTGTAGTGGTCTCTGTGAATTATCGTAGGGCTCCTGAAAATCGCTATCCATGTGCCTATGATGATGGATGGACAGCCCTGAGGTGGGTGAACTCTAGATCATGGCTTAAAAGTACAAGGGACTCAAACGTTCATATCTATCTAGCTGGCGATAGCTCTGGCGGGAACATTGTACACAATGTTGCTTTAAGAGCTGCAGAATCTGGAATCAATGTACTGGGAAATATACTGCTCAACCCTATGTTTGGTGGGCAGGAGCGGACTGAATCCGAGTTGCGATTGGATGGGAAATACTTTGTAACCATCCAAGACCGGGACTGGTACTGGAGAGCTTTTCTCCCTGATGGTGAAGATAGGGACCATCCAGCATGTAACCCGTTTGGTCCCCGGGGTCAAAGCCTCGAAGCTGTCAAGTTCCCGAAGAGCCTTGTTGTGGTGGCTGGTTTGGATCTTGTTCAGGACTGGCAATTGGCTTACGCTAGAGGGCTCGAGAGTGCTGGCAAAAACATCAAACTTCTGTATCTTGAGCAGGCCACAATTGGTTTCTACCTGTTGCCGAATAATGAGCATTTCTACACCGTGATGGATGAGATAAGTAAATTCGTGCTCTCCGACAATTGA
- the LOC137723166 gene encoding uncharacterized protein — protein MGTVMHVHYAGSSCKPRLSLRFPSFRVICSSELSVSRRQVLKQVDEELGKGDERAALSLVKDLQGKPGGLRCFGAARQVPQRLYTLDELKLNKIEASSLLSPVDTTLGSIERNLQIAAVVGGVSAWNVFGFSPQQIFYLSLGLLFLWTLDAISFNGGLGSLAIDTIGHTFSQKYRNRVTQHEAGHFLIAYLVGILPKGYTLSSLEALKKEGSLNVQAGTAFVDFEFVEEVNAGKVSATTLNKFACVALAGVASEYLLYGYAEGGLADINQLDSLFRSLGFTQKKTDSQVRWSVLNTVLILRRHEGARAKLAEAMAEGKSVGACIDVIEDTIGNADI, from the exons ATGGGTACTGTGATGCACGTTCACTATGCAGGCTCATCATGTAAACCCCGACTGAGTCTGAGATTTCCCAGTTTTAGAGTCATATGTTCATCAGAGCTTAGCGTGTCGAGGCGACAAGTTTTGAAGCAAGTGGATGAGGAGTTGGGCAAGGGAGATGAGAGAGCAGCCCTCTCACTTGTTAAAGATTTGCAGGGCAAGCCCGGTGGCCTCAGATGCTTTGGTGCTGCTAGGCAG GTACCCCAAAGGCTTTACACCTTGGATGAGCTGAAGCTGAATAAAATAGAAGCGTCGTCTCTTTTATCCCCGGTGGATACTACTCTCGGTTCCATAGAAAGAAACCTGCAGATCGCTGCTGTGGTAGGAGGTGTTTCAGCATGGAATGTGTTCGGGTTTAGTCCGCAACAgattttctatctttctttaGGGTTGTTGTTTCTGTGGACTCTGGACGCG ATATCTTTCAATGGAGGACTTGGTAGCTTGGCTATTGATACAATTGGTCACACCTTTAGTCAGAAATACCGAAACAGGGTCACTCAA CACGAAGCAGGCCATTTTCTAATTGCGTACTTGGTTGGCATCCTTCCAAAGGGATATACACTATCCAGTTTGGAGGCTTTGAAGAAGGAAGGATCTCTCAATGTTCAAGCAGGGACCGCTTTTGTGGATTTTGAGTTCGTCGAAGAG GTTAATGCAGGGAAAGTATCAGCCACT ACGCTGAACAAATTTGCGTGCGTAGCGCTAGCTGGTGTTGCTTCCGAGTATCTCTTATATGGATACGCCGAGGGCGGGCTTGCTGATATCAACCAG TTGGATTCGTTGTTCCGAAGCTTAGGCTTCACGCAGAAGAAAACCGATTCCCAAGTGAGATGGTCTGTGCTGAACACCGTCCTAATTCTGCGCCGCCATGAAGGAGCACGAGCGAAACTTGCAGAGGCGATGGCAGAAGGAAAATCTGTAGGGGCTTGCATTGATGTCATAGAGGATACCATAGGCAATGCGGACATCTAG